The following are encoded in a window of Arthrobacter sp. OAP107 genomic DNA:
- a CDS encoding HU family DNA-binding protein: MKTTVHPRISKRGFISKVAGRSGQPIRVVSEVYESLIAELTDAVRRGDTVVLTGFGRFARQTHKGHKVRFGKKDVDDYSVLKFSASRSINRRLDPDADLGGPETLRLIDEFDEAEEVLARVAG, from the coding sequence ATGAAGACGACGGTTCATCCGCGGATCAGCAAGCGTGGATTCATCTCGAAGGTGGCCGGCCGCAGCGGACAGCCGATAAGGGTGGTGAGTGAGGTGTACGAGTCGCTCATTGCGGAGCTCACCGACGCCGTGCGCCGTGGAGACACCGTCGTGCTCACCGGCTTTGGCCGCTTCGCCCGGCAGACGCACAAAGGCCACAAGGTCCGGTTCGGCAAGAAGGACGTGGATGACTACTCGGTGCTGAAGTTCTCCGCGTCACGCAGCATCAATCGACGGCTCGATCCGGACGCTGACCTGGGTGGCCCGGAGACCTTGCGGCTGATCGACGAGTTTGACGAGGCTGAGGAGGTCCTTGCCCGGGTGGCGGGATAG
- a CDS encoding ATP-dependent DNA ligase, translated as MFPPLLRWAYAVPTMFEGLPAALHPPVALALAKAVESIPRGDELSGGSVFEMKFDGFRAVCLVGSDGAWLYSRQGKDLSRYFPDVLASVREQIPPGCVVDGEVVVWSEGRLDFDALQMRLVSSKAALAELVMKSPASLIAFDVLAVAGQDTRGLQFRDRRALLEELARGWVPPLHLSPATSDRALAATWFSDMTATGVEGIVIKGEGQTYEPRRIWLKVKSRSALDVVLAAVIGPMAHPRAAVVGFPVHGRLRIVGRSTSLTARAGRDLATYLHPSPGKASMAGGNQRTGAGPLHQGGRHHSLDFGGAVGG; from the coding sequence TTGTTTCCACCCCTGCTTCGCTGGGCTTACGCTGTGCCCACGATGTTCGAAGGTTTGCCGGCCGCCCTGCATCCTCCTGTTGCCCTTGCTTTGGCCAAGGCCGTGGAGTCGATACCACGCGGTGACGAACTGTCCGGCGGCTCAGTCTTTGAGATGAAGTTCGACGGTTTCCGGGCAGTGTGTCTGGTCGGTTCGGATGGGGCGTGGCTCTACAGCAGACAGGGCAAGGATCTGAGCAGGTACTTTCCGGACGTGTTGGCTTCCGTGCGTGAGCAGATCCCTCCGGGCTGTGTTGTCGATGGCGAAGTTGTCGTGTGGTCCGAAGGGCGGCTGGATTTCGATGCGCTGCAGATGCGCCTGGTGAGCTCAAAGGCGGCTCTTGCGGAGCTCGTGATGAAAAGCCCTGCCTCGCTGATCGCCTTCGACGTCCTGGCAGTGGCGGGGCAGGATACCCGCGGGCTTCAATTCCGGGACCGCCGGGCTCTGCTCGAGGAGCTGGCGCGCGGGTGGGTTCCGCCACTGCATCTGTCACCGGCGACCAGCGACCGGGCCCTGGCGGCCACGTGGTTCAGTGACATGACCGCCACGGGCGTGGAAGGAATTGTGATCAAGGGTGAAGGGCAGACGTACGAGCCCCGGCGAATTTGGCTGAAGGTCAAGAGCAGAAGCGCCCTTGATGTGGTTCTTGCGGCGGTCATAGGTCCCATGGCGCACCCGCGGGCAGCGGTGGTGGGTTTTCCGGTACACGGACGGCTGCGGATTGTCGGCCGGTCCACGTCCTTGACGGCTCGTGCGGGAAGGGATCTGGCCACATATCTTCATCCCTCCCCGGGGAAGGCATCCATGGCCGGAGGAAATCAGCGAACGGGTGCTGGACCGCTTCACCAAGGAGGGCGGCACCACTCGCTTGACTTTGGTGGAGCCGTTGGTGGTTGA